From one Leishmania panamensis strain MHOM/PA/94/PSC-1 chromosome 11 sequence genomic stretch:
- a CDS encoding hypothetical protein (TriTrypDB/GeneDB-style sysID: LpmP.11.0430), with protein sequence MAHVLQKCAHELGISLNATGVYYTKGKLPSRATTSIDGAPLAASIGGSVGKAGKSNSDGTVKEGQTATMKANTDGGDVPRAAARTPLPLTSADMNAAVPEGTSSNSKKVGPVDFFFDVCLHEIPNPPRDFDVTPSALVVDGTHSSANGAVIAVRDFVSHIPSFFVPVTEVVANMPGYTAEHLEVYLNVKPLELVTVAGERYVRLYGSFGDLSLSGTEVSEKLYARYRPNVALVATLEAAFEGIYDKWMPLPELLRRVGPNVAAQLPYQGPAAITYFAQMQHRFAFAVRNVPIMGDSADGVPSSPKFTTEAAVLLRMPGYSNLDAGSTPTPKSFQVLMGLVPGDKQVDIDVVRGQLTSEVRAELNSYYNGLEGFFAAHKPVFFVPPEIPTVVMRMRYRLRTQRAKLPLEEQLRIATDARDKPRVRALRRKIAFRDDPSHPLHDPENLAKEVSKHLPHHGFVSLKSFLKRNLPEELLMYMPRRIRSFFNNYPQYFTQFEYQSPGTWCLCRPDQPLPRGVIRQNFSDGDLLRLIAEFLQQRGARAASAVHMNLPFGAQEVIRRRYGGVYFFVIRYPQYFNVVLKTDRQNVKSSAVVHLIQVPTQELSDATMAASATSWNNPNAPSHGGDDHEGGDSYDDEDLDGLD encoded by the coding sequence ATGGCCCATGTGCTACAGAAATGCGCCCATGAGCTCGGCATATCGCTGAATGCGACAGGCGTGTACTACACAAAAGGGAAGTTGCCGAGTCGCGCAACGACGTCGATCGATGGGGCCCCCTTGGCAGCGAGCATaggcggcagcgtcggcaAGGCTGGTAAAAGCAATAGCGATGGCACCGTGAAGGAGGGCCAAACCGCAACCATGAAGGCTAAcactgacggcggcgacgtgcccagggcagctgcgcgcactcccctccccctaacATCTGCAGACATGAACGCTGCCGTCCCTGAAGGGACTTCTTCCAACTCGAAGAAGGTGGGCCCTGTGGACTTCTTCTTCGACGTTTGTTTGCACGAGATACCGAACCCGCCGCGAGACTTCGATGTGACCCCGTCGGCACTCGTAGTGGATGGGACGCACTCGAGCGCCAATGGCGCCGTCATCGCGGTGCGGGATTTCGTCTCGCACATCCCATCCTTCTTCGTTCCGGTGACGGAAGTGGTGGCGAACATGCCCGGCTACACAGCGGAGCACCTTGAGGTGTACCTGAATGTCAAGCCGTTGGAGTTGGTTACCGTGGCCGGAGAGCGCTACGTGCGGCTGTATGGCAGCTTCGGCGATCTGTCACTGAGTGGGACCGAGGTGTCAGAGAAACTGTACGCACGCTACCGCCCCAATGTGGCCCTTGTAGCGACCCTTGAAGCCGCCTTTGAAGGCATCTACGACAAGtggatgccgctgccggagctgctACGCCGTGTTGGACCGAatgtggcggcgcagctgccttATCAAGGCCCCGCTGCCATCACATACTTCGCCCAGATGCAGCACCGCTTTGCATTCGCAGTACGTAATGTGCCGATAATGGGCGACAGTGCAGACGgggtgccgtcgtcgccgaaGTTCACAACCgaggctgcggtgctgctgcggatgccCGGCTACTCCAACCTGGATGCGGGGTCAACCCCAACCCCAAAGAGTTTCCAGGTACTGATGGGCCTGGTGCCGGGTGACAAGCAAGTCGACATTGACGTGGTCAGGGGTCAGCTCACCTCTGAGGTGCGCGCAGAACTCAACAGTTACTACAACGGACTGGAAGGATTCTTCGCCGCTCACAAGCCAGTCTTCTTCGTTCCGCCAGAGATACCGACAGTGGTGATGCGGATGCGTTATCGACTGCGCACCCAACGCgcgaagctgccgctggaggagcagctgcgcattgCCACGGATGCCCGCGATAAGCCACGCGTTCGAGCTCTGCGCCGCAAGATTGCCTTCCGTGACGACCCGTCTCACCCGCTCCACGACCCAGAAAACCTGGCGAAAGAGGTGAGCAAGCACCTTCCCCACCACGGCTTCGTGAGCCTCAAGTCATTTCTAAAGCGCAATCTGCCGGAAGAGCTGTTGATGTACATGCCCAGGCGCATTCGAAGCTTTTTTAACAACTATCCGCAGTACTTCACCCAGTTCGAGTACCAGAGCCCCGGTACGTGGTGCCTCTGCCGACCCGATCAACCCCTGCCGCGCGGAGTGATTCGACAGAACTTTAGCGATGGCGATCTTCTCCGGCTCATCGCCGAGtttcttcagcagcgcggcgctcgcGCGGCGTCCGCGGTCCACATGAACCTCCCCTTCGGCGCCCAGGAAGTGATTCGTCGCAGGTACGGTGGTGTGTACTTCTTCGTGATTCGCTACCCCCAGTACTTCAACGTTGTGCTCAAGACGGACAGGCAAAACGTGAAGAGCAGTGCCGTGGTGCATCTCATCCAGGTGCCAACCCAAGAGCTGTCGGACGCCACCATGGCGGCAAGTGCGACTTCCTGGAACAACCCGAACGCACCAAGCCATGGCGGTGATGACCATGAAGGTGGCGACAGCTACGACGATGAGGACCTTGACGGCTTGGATTAA
- a CDS encoding hypothetical protein (TriTrypDB/GeneDB-style sysID: LpmP.11.0460) codes for MRRPAFPAHRDAQHRGCSAPSSTSSNNGVRPSPGAAAAASLNVWAHACLLDSTAQILVAQPADPLRVLSVRFSTEAILAATYPTTPVPGGEKELEAEAVKGASRVIGAPSVSVAAKPTAFNSDSANPKLSIATTSRTASVPTVEHLIEQNWVRRYLQPYGLHAVARCTCTCPPLRLPTAAPSHSSVNTPSVRAAKGLDNPTAGTVCATSPPLLSQWMDMFALLHRQSRMSCVELAAEAKRWNAQSSSAGVMPPVDYCAVEEIPTSVVLLCVMAVIEEHLRRTECGGKTSGAAKPPRLCLCLQISVKLLALQLLAAFMDLQHKAENTPYSSNSSSASSFDPGQEQEVEGDNHDDWNTTAGGTDVCHITRGVYLLSTHQLDELHQWLHCCLRTMILSPSSARTADTTAVDRSNACSNGSSAAVDDGSPLEALQSRTTAYLIRILGNPTRGMAAPASMMAMMSLGTFVAFMERLAAVVVAHQQTAMAMAIALSARLPPTAMASAEEAQLPAWVMEHVIKVADAVVQQQTVLQNGAISDPISSTVPLAWRVYANQLSELLAPFQRDVLAHRSREEQEEENHRGTLNEGILGKLKRCLLSWVKEAEYRHAKAQKRLTAEVFSPRAAAGEVVSAWVSHVFEAYAVTLYPNGETPTLSNRQPHTQVAAGQ; via the coding sequence ATGCGGAGGCCAGCCTTCCCTGCCCACCGCGATGCGCAACACCGAGGATGTAGTGCTCCGAGTAGCACTAGCAGCAACAACGGTGTCAGGCCGAGTccaggtgccgctgctgctgcttccctgAATGTGTGGGCACACGCTTGTCTTCTCGACTCCACTGCGCAAATACTCGTCGCGCAGCCAGCAGACCCGCTTCGTGTGCTGAGCGTTCGCTTCTCTACCGAAGCCATACTGGCGGCCACCTACCCAACAACGCCTGTGCcgggaggggaaaaggagtTGGAGGCGGAAGCGGTGAAGGGAGCGAGTCGCGTAATCGGCGCACCGTCGGTATCGGTGGCAGCGAAGCCTACCGCGTTCAATAGTGACTCAGCAAACCCGAAGTTGTCCATCGCCACGACCAGTCGCACCGCGTCTGTGCCTACAGTGGAGCACCTGATAGAGCAAAACTGGGTGAGACGATACCTGCAACCGTACGGCCTGCACGCAGTGGCGCGGTGTACATGCACGTGTCCGCCCCTGCGTCTCCCGACTGCCGCGCCGAGTCACTCTTCGGTAAACACGCCATCTGTGAGGGCTGCGAAAGGCCTTGATAATCCTACCGCCGGAACTGTGTGCGCCACGTCGCCACCTCTACTTTCGCAGTGGATGGACATGTTTGCCTTGCTGCATCGACAAAGTCGCATGTCCTGTGTGGAGCTGGCTGCTGAAGCCAAGCGCTGGAACGCCCAATCAAGCAGTGCAGGTGTTATGCCACCAGTTGACTACTGTGCAGTTGAAGAGATTCCAACCTCGgtagtgctgctgtgtgtgaTGGCAGTTATTGAAGAGCACCTACGCCGCACCGAGTGTGGTGGGAAAACAAGTGGTGCTGCGAAACCGCCTCGgctgtgcctctgcctccagATCTCAGTgaagctgctggcgctgcagctcctggcAGCCTTCATGGACCTTCAGCACAAGGCTGAGAATACACCATATAGCAgtaacagcagcagcgcgagtAGTTTCGATCCAGGACAAGAGCAGGAGGTAGAGGGGGACAACCACGATGACTGGAACACCACAGCAGGGGGCACTGATGTATGTCACATCACACGCGGTGTTTACCTCCTGTCCACCCATCAGCTTGATGAACTTCATCAGTGGCTGCACTGCTGTTTACGTACGATgattctctccccctcctcagcACGTACGGCCGACACAACCGCCGTGGATAGAAGCAACGCCTGTAGTAACGGGAGCAGTGCGGCAGTCGATGACGGGTCACCGCTGGAAGCCCTTCAGTCACGCACCACAGCGTACTTGATCCGCATTCTTGGGAACCCTACACGTGGCATGGCAGCGCCGGCGAGTATGATGGCTATGATGTCTCTGGGCACCTTCGTTGCCTTCATGGAGCGCCTGGCCGCTGTTGTGGTGGCTCATCAGCAAACAGCAATGGCAATGGCGatcgctctctctgctcgGTTGCCACCAACAGCCATGGCCTCAGCAGAAGAGGCACAACTACCAGCATGGGTAATGGAGCATGTGATCAAGGTTGCTGATGctgttgtgcagcagcagacggttCTGCAAAATGGCGCGATATCTGACCCAATCTCCTCTACGGTACCGCTGGCGTGGAGGGTATACGCAAATCAGCTCTCGGAGCTTCTGGCACCCTTCCAGCGCGATGTACTCGCGCACCGTTCTCgagaagagcaagaagaggaaaaccaCCGCGGCACCTTGAACGAGGGCATCCTCGGCAAGCTCAAACGATGTCTCCTGTCAtgggtgaaggaggcggagtACCGCCATGCCAAGGCGCAGAAAAGACTCACAGCGGAGGTCTTTTCTCccagggcagcggcaggggaggtggtgagtgcgtgggtgtcgcATGTATTCGAAGCCTACGCCGTCACCCTCTATCCGAATGGAGAGACTCCCACGCTAAGCAACAgacagccacacacgcaggtggcggcggggcaGTGA
- a CDS encoding chromatin binding protein, putative (TriTrypDB/GeneDB-style sysID: LpmP.11.0420), translating to MPTDDLTSTSSMAAGPVCTAIAVCGCGHDGRLGIGQDAPSTMSEIALIDDFLPTFAFAATVGEVLQVACGAYHTLVLTTTGLYGWGLHEDGQLGLGRPSTPSALAAAEGSALGDVGATAVTVPTHVDQPLRIPFAELLGGDEAVEDGPVTIISVHCGADHSFVCSTAGVYVTGRNDCGQLGLGHTDNVYTWTRLCVALPPRTADENANHTAATSRAASPMMSSLPSAWDTDRGGRHAWLLYGRLTHISCGAHHTLLAWCDAVILRAAAPPSPDSQQPPVKCNRSHELVYYPSLLMACGRGDFGELGYDGDTWAVLQAKAQRQERALRSALQQEQAHDGIDDSQHGATDGTYKLKWKAADTVKQRRPPFNSTFFEVVEGVDMLEESAVTLPMTCTEDMPSALLHRGWTIHELAEDVIRKCHERTATDCLRLPPTTSALQTSSGGQSRWEVAKLQAMQHHSAVTLRQRHEEGEEQQLVLHWGCYYCSDIEDAAASHPRDVFADVRDAVNRDYPGVATVGLRCWYGGIHAGEEILLRYSSSCRPSVPEMPPALAREENVASSPCGIPPSQVPLLQIMGSGNLGLGTDDSFTRDWTSLAWSDGPMTAGGQATVHSVVGRSHYLIWTHGQGVSSPVGDPSAAAAPLRERLTAASSSCVFGFGDNLHGQLGAPALQASNTSGDDVVVAPRPVLRDGNVLRVAAAVKQSLRDTAAPPAHHHRSAAAKTSEPFTAAVGVHYEVVAIRAVEAGARHSVFLVDVRPVTSAAASVSATPATTRD from the coding sequence ATGCCAACCGACGACCTGacatccacctcctccatggcGGCAGGGCCAGTCTGCACAGCAATTGCCGTGTGCGGCTGTGGGCATGACGGTCGACTTGGGATCGGGCAGGACGCCCCGTCGACCATGAGCGAGATCGCCCTGATAGACGACTTCCTACCTACCTTCGCCTTCGCTGCCACTGTAGGAGAGGTTCTTCAGGTCGCTTGTGGGGCATATCACACCTTGGTGCTGACCACCACCGGACTCTACGGCTGGGGACTGCATGAAGATGGTCAACTCGGCCTGGGCCGTCCATCCACTCCGAGTGCGCTAGCGGCTGCCGAGGGCAGCGCTCTCGGTGACGTAGGCGCCACGGCAGTGACGGTGCCGACCCACGTTGATCAGCCTCTTCGAATCCCCTTCGCTGAATTGCTAGGCGGGgacgaggcggtggaggacgGGCCCGTCACGATCATTTCTGTCCACTGCGGGGCCGATCACTCATTTGTCTGCTCGACGGCCGGCGTTTACGTGACGGGTCGGAACGACTGCGGCCAGCTTGGCCTTGGGCACACCGACAATGTGTACACATGGACTCGACTCTGCGTGGCACTCCCCCCAAGGACTGCTGACGAGAATGCAAACCACACTGCAGCAACGTCGCGTGCAGCTTCGCCGATGATGTCTTCTCTACCGAGCGCGTGGGACACTGATCGAGGCGGTCGACACGCGTGGCTGCTTTACGGCCGCCTCACGCACatcagctgcggcgctcaTCACACCCTTCTCGCCTGGTGTGACGCAGTCATcctgcgcgcagcagcaccgccgagTCCTGATTCCCAACAGCCGCCCGTCAAGTGCAACCGCAGTCATGAGCTTGTCTACTACCCGTCCCTACTAATGGCATGCGGTCGAGGCGACTTTGGCGAGCTCGGCTACGACGGCGACACCtgggcggtgctgcaagCCAAAGCTCAGAGGCaggagcgcgcgctgcgctcAGCCCTGCAGCAGGAACAGGCGCATGACGGCATCGACGACAGTCAGCACGGCGCGACTGACGGCACTTACAAGCTCAAGTGGAAGGCTGCGGATACCGTCAAGCAACGGCGTCCCCCCTTCAACTCTACCTTCTtcgaggtggtggaaggTGTAGACATGCTGGAGGAAAGTGCAGTGACGCTTCCCATGACTTGTACGGAGGACATGCCCTCAGCACTGCTTCACCGAGGTTGGACAATCCATGAACTGGCAGAAGACGTGATCAGGAAATGCCATGAGCGCACTGCAACGGACTGCTTGCGTCTTCCCCCCACTACTTCCGCCCTCCAgaccagcagcggtggccaaAGTCGATGGGAAGTTGCAaagctgcaggcgatgcagcaccaCTCCGCCGTTACGCTGCGGCAACGCCAcgaagagggtgaggagcAGCAACTGGTCCTGCACTGGGGCTGCTACTACTGCTCTGACATCGAGGATGCAGCCGCCTCTCACCCACGAGATGTATTCGCCGATGTACGAGACGCAGTCAACCGTGATTATCCTGGTGTGGCTACCGTAGGGCTCCGTTGCTGGTATGGGGGAATACATGCCGGAGAGGAAATCCTGTTGCGCTACAGTTCATCTTGCAGACCCTCCGTACCCGAAATGCCACCAGCGCTAGCTCGTGAAGAGAACGTGGCATCGTCGCCCTGTGGTATCCCCCCCTCACAGGTGCCACTGCTACAGATCATGGGCAGCGGCAACCTTGGGCTCGGCACTGACGACAGCTTCACGCGCGACTGGACAAGTCTGGCGTGGTCAGACGGTCCCATGACCGCCGGAGGTCAGGCGACGGTGCATTCGGTGGTGGGCCGCTCGCACTACCTCATCTGGACGCACGGCCAGGGAGTGAGCAGCCCTGTGGGTGACCcttcagcggcagctgcgcctttgCGCGAGAGGTTGACGGCTGCCTCGTCATCGTGTGTCTTTGGCTTTGGCGACAACTTGCACGGACAGCTCGGTgcacctgcgctgcaggcCAGCAATACATCGGGAGATGACGTCGTGGTGGCACCACGGCCTGTTCTGCGAGACGGGAATGTACtgcgcgttgctgccgctgtgaaACAGTCGCTGCGAGACACTGCGGCTCCGCCTgcgcaccatcaccgctCCGCTGCGGCAAAGACGTCGGAGCCTTTCACGGCTGCAGTGGGGGTGCATTACGAAGTGGTGGCGATTCGTGCTGTTGAGGCTGGAGCCCGCCACTCCGTCTTCCTCGTGGATGTGCGTCCTGTcacctcggcagcagcatcagtATCAGCAACGCCAGCGACCACGAGGGACTAG
- a CDS encoding hypothetical protein (TriTrypDB/GeneDB-style sysID: LpmP.11.0440), producing the protein MQVDLQRRGLQSFDPAEFANTDEHLNLLLQVRQLDLSHNSLCTIRGLEGLTHLTVLNISHNGLRSLGGGLPLTLRELDASHNSLVSLQNAALLPLQFLTSLNVSFNDLEDLRGVPSVTARLTYLDARSNRLSSLVGIEHCSQLRTLHAEANLLREVADVASIKCLPLLSAVFLSGNPLLLRKRRLTQLRLLLPSNVEQDDLPTTAPPSSLRSSTAAPPSVPDTSSVGSLDHTTVASVSENREEVHCGSGHTSQPASAHQGTPPSMHDAAVTRDSSAVLEREPRQYVHSSASRRHHHLPYQDMSDRVRPSHSFAAAPPTTTGPTIATGVVGGASDSPTCPRRPLPHEHRLAETPGTASMSSSPDHAHATLTPGPLHSRNSRGSLAASLFPVPTSPPHEHGTVVTAPQPTRYGDSRSSDLARENLEVQLVRVTAERDHYRHEVVALRKELGELRQKCAQQWAHERTTVPGGLEQRCVRSAVAAAPVHEEGNLIAGHSEPRQSPQQQQPGGSPPGRILAVEMSAHSSFCSHDGEGDTPEAPTNNHLHAPQDKNLVGRARASLSPLMPLHAPQQSDTTSTSMGTSKMNRRKMAALFMAKLQQSGPSSR; encoded by the coding sequence ATGCAGGTGGACCTTCAACGCCGCGGGCTTCAGTCCTTCGACCCCGCCGAGTTCGCCAACACGGACGAGCACCTGAATCTTCTTCTGCAGGTGCGCCAGCTGGATCTCTCGCACAACTCCCTGTGCACCATCCGTGGACTTGAGGGCCTGACGCATTTGACGGTGCTGAACATTTCGCACAATGGGCTGCGCTCCCTCGGTGGTGGactgccgctgacgctgcggGAACTCGACGCATCACACAACAGCCTCGTCTCACTACAAAACGCAGCTCTTCTGCCGTTGCAGTTCCTCACCTCCCTCAATGTTTCCTTCAACGATCTGGAGGATCTTCGAGGGGTTCCAAGCGTGACGGCGCGGCTAACGTACCTCGACGCGCGGAGCAATCGACTCAGCTCCCTGGTGGGAATCGAGCACTGCAGTCAGCTGCGCACACTCCACGCAGAGGCGAACCTCTTGCGAGAGGTGGCAGATGTCGCCTCTATTAAGTGTCTACCCCTCCTGAGCGCCGTCTTTCTATCCGGCAACCCCCTGCTCCTGCGCAAGCGTCGGCTCACACAACTCCGTCTCCTACTGCCCTCCAATGTCGAGCAGGACGACTTACccacgacggcgccaccTAGCAGTCTCCGCAGCTCTACAGCGGCACCACCCTCCGTGCCAGACACGTCATCTGTCGGCTCGCTTGATCATACCACCGTGGCTTCAGTCAGCGAGAACCGCGAGGAAGTGCATTGTGGCAGCGGGCACACCAGTCAGCCAGCCAGCGCCCACCAAGGCACACCACCATCCATgcacgacgccgccgtcacACGCGACTCTTCCGCAGTgctggagagagagccacggCAATACGTGCACTCCTCAGCCTCACGaagacaccaccaccttcctTATCAGGACATGTCGGACCGCGTTCGCCCATCGCATTCGTTCGCGGCAGCTCCGCCAACCACCACTGGTCCTACCATCGCTACTGGGGTGGTGGGAGGTGCGTCAGACAGCCCAACATGCCCGCGCCGTCCCCTACCTCATGAACACCGCCTCGCAGAGACTCCCGGCACTGCCTCCATGTCCTCATCACCTGACCACGCGCATGCGACATTGACCCCTGGGCCCCTGCACAGCAGAAACAGTCGAGGCTCGCTGGCTGCAAGTCTCTTCCCGGTCCCTACATCACCCCCTCACGAACACGGCACCGTCGTCACCGCACCGCAACCCACGCGGTACGGCGATAGCCGCAGCAGTGATCTCGCCCGGGAGAACCTGGAGGTGCAGCTCGTGCGCGTCACTGCGGAGCGGGACCACTATCGCCACGAAGTCGTTGCCCTGCGCAAAGAGTTGGGAGAGCTGCGGCAAAAGTGTGCACAACAGTGGGCGCACGAGAGGACGACGGTCCCGGGTGGGTTGGAACAGAGATGTGTACGCTCCGccgtagcagcagctccagttCACGAAGAGGGGAATTTAATCGCTGGGCATAGCGAGCCTCGCCAgtcaccacagcagcagcaaccggGGGGGTCACCGCCGGGGCGGATCCTAGCAGTAGAAATGTCTGCTCACTCTTCGTTTTGTTCGCACGATGGCGAGGGCGATACCCCCGAGGCGCCCACCAACAACCACCTCCACGCCCCGCAGGACAAGAATCTGGTggggcgcgcgcgcgcgtctTTGTCGCCGCTCATGCCGTTgcacgcaccgcagcagtcggACACCACAAGCACCTCAATGGGTACGTCGAAGATGAACAGGCGTAAGATGGCGGCCCTCTTTATGGCGAAactgcagcagagcggcCCCTCCTCTCGATAG
- a CDS encoding DNA ligase, putative (TriTrypDB/GeneDB-style sysID: LpmP.11.0450), with the protein MLHSCRRLARTLPFMPMALSSLNLLEHRLQATGLGGTTSTPAAPKSLAAPSLTSDNSESEKMRQLKWFSSSVDAPFFISPKHDGVRLISYVPPTTATTPPLSSSQHASNRKRTKRGATTGKSPPLTTCYSRYGRPIYGLFWIEEELRLLRALCGDASLIIDGELYLHRTDMEASQAGQQGQPKAPDSRRKKPARTGLPSSNADGARPLPTRADTFHSGFLAVSALVNRFRGSASQCTSKEGVLQYVPSLPRLCVFDVPSYSPCPNPLAPLTRTVPTAISAVSRLHSSTKASVTDGGGSQRVLAEIQRVRSDVISALRLNDVEQLRIVPNLTLFSHRLRTMHYLFELLSRAMESPVLLQHFCPTAASLCNARKTRAAGDWRTPTAIAAQMQPLHSGIAPYHGGHFVSRIPYQLVASLEDTTQRVLPVYLNAGYEGAVIRAPVNTYEFKEKTKGTLAALVAPLLRATETTKTRRSLHLRGKNAGGREVSGRSARNRAALLLSLNTGTALGAATPLMVRAYRGNVPCCEPAQPASPADAGLTDAELDVLDVVAMGRRAILQSAKLTWRSMTAVKVLTYHDREYPILRPLLKEPSTNPRTRELVSIPRARARALGYLIKPNADEAVSSGDRETTLTPATPQRERKNTMRNGTTTDTGAAVCFYGLQCLAENGLVFNVSLPKLTLAQQRTLLQHLLSAGRDVMRNRSPSASPTKTRNNNKKLNVKGPYEEAASLRPSKMVSLTGLYATVKFSTLTEHGLPRFGSVKAIRGGKGWFM; encoded by the coding sequence ATGCTGCACTCATGTCGCCGGCTGGCGCGCACCCTTCCATTTATGCCGATGGCCCTCAGTTCCCTCAACCTACTGGAGCATCGCCTGCAGGCAACTGGGCTGGGTGGGACCACCAGCACCCCTGCTGCTCCAAAGTCGCTTGCGGCGCCTAGTCTCACCAGCGATAACAGCGAGTCAGAGAAAATGCGTCAGCTCAAATggttcagcagcagtgtcgaCGCCCCATTCTTCATCTCCCCAAAGCATGACGGTGTGCGCCTCATCTCGTATGTCCCTCCTACGACCGCAACAACGCcgccgttgtcgtcgtcgcagcACGCGTCAAATAGGAAAAGGACGAAGAGGGGCGCCACCACGGGCaagtcgccgccgctgacgacgTGCTACTCGCGCTACGGACGGCCCATCTACGGTCTTTTCTGGATtgaagaggagctgcgccttCTGCGGGCTCTCTGCGGCGACGCCTCACTCATCATCGACGGGGAGCTGTATCTGCACCGGACCGACATGGAGGCCTCGCAAGCAGGGCAGCAAGGCCAGCCTAAAGCCCCAGATAGTAGGAGGAAGAAACCAGCTAGAACTGGGCTGCCGTCTTCCAATGCCGACGGCGCTCGCCCTCTGCCCACTAGAGCCGACACCTTCCATAGCGGCTTTCTCGCCGTCTCTGCGCTTGTCAATAGATTTCGCGGCTCCGCCAGCCAGTGCACGAGCAAGGAAGGTGTCCTGCAGTACGTCCCCTCTCTACCTCGCCTCTGCGTATTCGATGTTCCGTCCTACAGCCCGTGCCCCAATCCGCTAGcccccctcacacgcacgGTGCCGACCGCCATCTCAGCAGTGTCACGTCTTCACTCCTCGACCAAAGCCTCCGTGACGGATGGTGGGGGCTCTCAGCGAGTCTTGGCAGAGATCCAGCGTGTCCGCAGCGACGTTATCAGCGCACTTCGACTCAATGatgtggagcagctgcgcatcgtcCCCAACTTGACACTCTTCTCGCATCGACTCCGCACCATGCACTATCTCTTCGAGCTGCTCTCACGCGCCATGGAgtcgccggtgctgctgcagcacttctGCCCCACAGCTGCGTCCCTGTGCAACGCAAGAAAGACACGCGCGGCTGGCGATTGGCGAACGCCTACAGCCATAGCGGCGCAAATGCAGCCCCTACATAGCGGAATCGCTCCGTATCACGGCGGACACTTCGTGTCTCGCATCCCGTATCAACTCGTGGCGTCCCTCGAGGACACCACGCAGCGGGTGCTGCCCGTGTATCTGAATGCGGGCTACGAAGGCGCCGTCATTCGCGCTCCGGTGAACACATACGAATTCAAGGAGAAGACGAAGGGcacgctcgctgcgctgGTCGCTCCGCTTCTGCGGGCCACTGAGACGACAAAGACTCGCCGAAGTCTGCACCTGCGGGGGAAAAACGCTGGCGGAAGGGAAGTGAGTGGTCGCAGCGCCCGAAACCGTGCCGCTCTGCTACTCTCCCTAAACACCGGAACTGCACTAGGCGCAGCTACACCACTGATGGTGCGCGCATACAGGGGCAATGTTCCTTGCTGTGAACCAGCGCAACCCGCCTCGCCCGCTGATGCAGGCCTCACTGATGCTGAGCTGGATGTACTGGATGTTGTAGCCATGGGCCGCCGGGCGATCTTGCAAAGCGCAAAACTGACGTGGCGCTCAATGACCGCTGTCAAAGTACTTACATATCACGATCGCGAGTACCCCATCCTTCGcccgctgctgaaggagccGTCGACAAACCCCAGAACGCGGGAGCTGGTGTCCATTCCAcgagcacgcgcgcgtgcactcGGATACCTCATAAAGCCAAACGCCGACGAAGCAGTCAGCAGTGGCGACAGGGAGACCACGCTGACTCCTGCCACCCCACAACGTGAGAGGAAGAATACCATGAGGAACGGCACCACTACTGACACGGGTGCGGCTGTGTGCTTCTACGGACTTCAATGCTTGGCTGAGAATGGACTGGTCTTTAACGTTTCCCTTCCAAAGCTGACCCTCGCTCAACAGAggacactgctgcagcacctcctcagTGCGGGCCGCGACGTGATGCGGAATAGAAGCCCCTCCGCATCTCCCACCAAGACGCGTAATAACAACAAGAAGTTGAACGTCAAGGGACCGTATGAGGAGGCTGCCTCTCTGAGGCCCTCTAAGATGGTCTCGCTCACAGGGCTCTACGCGACAGTGAAGTTCAGCACCCTCACGGAGCACGGTCTGCCGCGTTTTGGCAGCGTCAAGGCCATTCGTGGCGGTAAAGGGTGGTTCATGTGA